DNA from Musa acuminata AAA Group cultivar baxijiao chromosome BXJ1-5, Cavendish_Baxijiao_AAA, whole genome shotgun sequence:
TGTTTTGTCTACAACATTTTGGTAAATGAACATGTCTTATGTCTTGAGTAAGTGAATATTGGAAAAGAGTACAAAGGAAAATGTTCAATCAAAACATATATTGTAAAAACCTTTTAAATGACagtattttttttcatttcataCGCATCCtccttcaagaaaaatatattaaattcatGTTCTAAAACAGTAGAGAAACTAATTTTGTAGTTCGACCTATGTCACAAAAGAACCAACTTACCTTATCACAAGACTCAGCTTTGTAGTAGTGTAAATGTGGACTAAGGTAAAAACACACATGAATCAAGCATTGcaaatttagaagaaaaaaaatcataaattagtAAATGTAAAATTTTGTCTTAATGCACAATTACTAGTAGGTTTGTATAAAATTAGCTTTCAGTTGTGTAATGCGAGGAAATCATGTGTGTTGAACACAGTTAAACTGAGCCATGTGTATCAACAAAATCTGTTGCATCAGTTTACAAGTAATCAAGTACAATAGGCACTCGTTTGCTGGCACAAAGAAGGTTGTCTGTGATTTTTAGATGATGCTTTATATTATGATTTGATGACACTTTAAAATTTGAAGGATTCAGGTTAGTGAATGAAGCTGATGAGGTGTAATGAACATTCTCCTCTCAAAAAAGACTAGAAAAAGATGGTGAGATAAGCATTGCTTTCAACATGATTATGACTCCATTGCAGGTACCTTGTATCTTTCAACACTTCAACCTCAATCTCATAGCCACATTGATGGCTCATAGTTAACTAGATTAATCCTAACACAAAAGACCATATACTCAACACATGAAAAGGTTTCAAGAACAATTTTTAGAATGTAGATGATCATGAACACTTAGCCAAGCCTAAGAAGTTGTAGGTGAAAGAAATAATCAAATTCTTCTTTGCGCAACAGTGATTTTATGTAGGTATATAGTAAGGGTCATCACAATCACAAAGGAAAGACATTGATCGACAGCAAAGCATTTGGTAATTCATAGGTGGACTATCTGCATGTCATTTTACAACAAATAATTTAATTTGCATATAACTAAGCCACCTATAGTGTATGTAAATGCAACTAGACCTTTTTTATGTTGCAAGTGAATTTGCACTATAAAAGgctgcatattgcacttgtggatTAGCTTGTACGTTAAAATTGGATTTATGTATCCTCTCTATCTTAAATATAATTGTGattagcaatatatatatatatatataaacaattatATGAAGTGCTATTTGTCATTTGTTGTTGCTACAGGCAACCAAATGCCCCAAAATGAATTATACATTTAGGTGTGGGTTGTGCTTTGTGCTTGCCCCAGTCAATGTTAGCTCCTTATTTTTCAACAACTGCAACTGATTGActtccatttttgaaaatttcctGCAGCCATTTTAATGGGGATTGCCATGACATTGACTGCATGCTTGCAGTGCCATGAATACATATATTAGGGACTAATGCATGTGATACACATTCATTTGTTGCCAATGTAGATAATCCTTCTGTATCAACCCATGTGGACTAACATTGATGTACAAACTTGATAGCTGAAATCTTCAACCTTCAGATGCCAGTTCCACATCAAAGTTCTCCATTGAATTGATCTCAGCATGTCTACATCAGCTTAATTTCTACAACATTATTGCttactttcttctttctttggtcTTCCACTATCTCCTTCTAGTTCAGAAAGCCAACCACTCTTTCACAAGCATATATATTTGACCTAAAACACCACAGTCTGACCTGTTCCAGCCAACCTTTCACAAGATAAAAGTTTCTGAGGAGGTAGAGTAATGGTTTTATGTTCATCTATTGTGATTTGTACAGTAGGAGACTTGATGCTAATTTATTATGTTTACACTTGATAGTGAACATGACATTGCAGCCCTTGAAATGTGACTGACAGCTGTGTACTTGATGTCTTCATGGACTATATGGCTTCAATTTTAATGTCTTTTTCCTGCTAATTAAATACCGAGAAGTTTTGATGTTCTTTGACGTTGATTTTAATATGGTAGATGGTAGGTGGTTGTAGTCTTCAGACTAGCCCAAAGTCCATCTGTAGCTTTTCCACTTGCAATTAGAAGAAAAATCAGAGTGAGAAGAAATTTTTGTTTTGGGATAGAAGGGATCAGATTTTGTATACATAGTCCTTCCATTGTTATACAAGTCAAGATTCAAGAGATGACATCCAACATCTCTGCTAGCTGGATTACATATTGTAGCCTGCTTCAATATATTATGAGAGTTGTGTCCCCAAAAACACTTGATCATTGATCTGAAACTGTAGAGCCAAATTCTAGGAAAATTAACATGAAGCTGCAAGGTAGGAAAGTTTCATATCTGATGCCAAGGCCCAACCTATATGTCCTCTGTTCTTCTACAGTAATACAGGTAGCTTTGATCGAGCCCAGTAGAACATAGCTTCTTGGAAATGGAAACTTGCCAGTTACACCAAGAACTCAAGTACTACAGCTCTCTATGGAGTGTACTTCTTTATAGTGTTGGTATAGTTAGAGATTACAAGACAATAAGAGTCAGCACGCAATGAATGGAAGAAAAAGATACAAGTGATGGAAGCAGACAAACGACATGAATGAAGTTTGTGTGCATCTGTAAGGGTACATTTCAGTGATTGAAACCACCTGCAACACATGAACGCACAGTGTGTGGAGATTAGTCGTAGCCAAATCTTGGCTTCGTTTACACGGAACTTGATGTATTAGTCGGAAGCCATTGATGAGACTCGTAACGCACAGATCTCAACAGTTCTTCTGTCACCGGTCGCCTGCTGCTCCGTCTTAATTAAGATGTGGGGCATAAGATGGAGCGTGATGCCATGTGTTGCTTTCTCGGCTGTGGGTTAGGTTATCGTAACCTTTTCGATCTTTGGATCTGTTCGAAGTACATGAATTAATGGTTCCACACGTACTCAAAGCGTGTGCATGTATAGACTTGATGACTTCGCACGTGCTTGCTTACGAGGGTTGGATGTGTGTGTGTCTTGCAGGCGTCGCCGAACCAATGGGCACGCTCATCGGAGTCGCTTCATCCACCAAATGTGTGGTGGCCCATATGGGGCCAACATATGTGTTTCTGCTGCCCCTCGAGCATCCACGGCTGTGACCAAAGATCAAACAGGTTAAGGGTGGGCTGAAATCTTGGAGCAAGACCAATCAAAactctatatctatatatatccAAACCATCGTACCCATTTAGTGTAAAGAGTATGAGGTTGAAGGACTTCTTCAAatccttcctccttttgtgtaggttCCTTCTGCCAAGGAGGCCAAGTACCTGTCACACAAACCATGGGAGATCGCAGAGGTACCCTTCTCTAGAGAGCCTCCCCAGCCAAACCGTAGTTTGTGATGTGGAGGGAGCGCTTCTTAGGACTTCCTCCACCTTCCCTTACTTCATGCTCGTGGCATTGGAGGCAGGAGGGTTCCTAAGAGGTCTACTGCTCCTGCTTCTGCACCCTCTCATCTCTTGCCTGAGCCATGAGGTGGGGATACGGATCATGGTGATGGTCTGCTTCTTTGGACTGAGGAAGGAGGACTTCAGGGTGGGGAGAGCTATGCTGCCTAAGTTCTTCCTGGAGCAGGTTGGGTTGGAAGGCTTCGAGGTGCTgcggagaggagggaggagggtctGTGTCAGCTCCATGCCAACCGTCATGGTGGAAGGCTTCCTGAAGGAGTATTTGGATGTGGAGGTGGTGTTGGGAAGGGAACTGAAGGTGTTCGGTGGATACTACACTGGGTTGATGGAGGATGGAGTTATTGGGTTTGGCCATGTCGATTTTGCTCAGCGTCAGCTCTTTACCCATTGTAAGGTCAGTCATCACATATCCACTCGATATGAAGTATATGTGCATATTAATTATGAGGTGTATGAATCCATTACGTGCTTATGGTTCTTCTTCGTACAGGAAGTATGCTTGGTGGGAGAAGCTGAGAAGAGAAGAGGCCATCATCCCCTGCCAAGATCACAGTACCCCAAGCCCTTGGTCTTCCATGATGGCAGGATAGCGTTCAGGCCGGACGCCGTCTCCACCCTCTGCATGTTCCTGTGGTTACCCCTCGGCTTCGCCCTCGCCTTTGCCCGAGccctcgtcttcctcttcctcccctaCGCCCTCTCCATCCCGCTACTCGCCTCCCTGGGCATGCACTCCAGGCTGATCACCTCCGACGACAAGGaggagaggcgaggcgacggcagCCAGCTCTACATCTGCAACCACCGCACCCTCCTCGATGCCCTCTACATCTCTGCGGCGCTCCGCCGCCACGTCACGGCCACCACCTACAGTGTCAGCCCCATCAGCGAGTGGTTCTCCCCGATAAGGACCGTCAGGCTGACGAGGAACAGGGAGGAGGACGCTGCGAGGATGAAGAAGCTGTTGCAGGAAGGGGACCTCATGGTGTGCCCCGAGGGGACGACCTGCCGCGAGCCGTATCTGCTCCGCTTCAGCCCGCTGGCCGCGGAGATCAGCCGGGAGGTCGTGCCGGTGGCGTTGGAGTCGTGGGCGAGCATGTTCTACGGCACGAGCACCGGCAAGCTCAAGTTCTTGGATCCCTTGTACTTCCTCATGAACCCGTTCCCGTGCTACGAGGCGGAGTTCATGGCGACGGTGGCCACCGGTGCCATTCGTGGAAAGGAGTGCAGTAGCTACGAGATGGCCAACCATTTGCAAGCGGAGATCGGTAGGCGCTTGGGGTTTCAGTGCACCAGCTTGACCAGAAAACATAAGTACGTGCTGCTTGCAGGCAACGAAGGgaccatagagagagagagagagaggacacgggAAGGTGACGTGAGAATGGAGAGACGATGAGAGACTTGTCTCCCTCTCTCCTTGAGATATTAATGGTTATTTTCCTATGGTTTGAGGTGAAAAGGGTGAGTTTGTCATGGTTATTTCTATGGTCGTGTCAGAAACCATCACTAAGACAAGCGTGTCGCTGCCTCTGCCAGCCGGCCACGTCAGTGATGAATTACGTTGGGCTCGAGGCTCGGTCGGCCGAAGTCCGAATAGTGTACTTGATCGGCTGCTCTCCGCTCGGGCCCACGAGCCCATGAGAAACACGGTGGGTCCGCGAGTGAGCGTACCGCCGCGGATGGATCAGCTGAAGCGTATCTGATCCCCAACCCGATCAATCCTATTCGTGTTTCGATGACGTCAGCCCTGGGAGGTGAGCACGTGAGTGGGGGGAGACCCGAGAGGTGACGACGTCAGCAAGCGAAGCACAACCCCGGGTTCGTGCTCTTCAGCGGTCGGATCGGTACCCACGTCATCGATCCGCGTAGAGGTGCCGAGCGCGGACGGTTGAGATCGTTCCTGGAGCCGGTTGCCGGTTGTCCCCGAAACCCAACCCCTTCCTCCCACTGTTTTCTTCTTCCcctgatttctgattttgatccCCTTTTTCCTTTGATTTTTGGGGATAATTTTTGGTCTGCATCAGAGGGAGGAAGGGGACGAGATGAAGGGAGGAGCGGCTGCAccaaaggaggagagggagatggAGGTGGGAAAGAAGAGTAAGGAGGAAGAGATCAAGGCCATCAACGGCAAAGTTGACGTGTATGATGTGGATGAAGATGGTGCGGAGGAGGAAAGGGAGGACGACGAGGAACCGGAGGAGATCGTGGagctggatgatgatgatgatgacgatgacgacggtgatgatgatgaggatgatgGGGACGACGACGATGATGCGGAGGAGGTCGCGCCGAAGGGGTATCGCCCCCAAGCGCAGGCCGCGGACGATGACGCTGAAGAAGGGGTagaagaggaggacgaggaggaaggcGGCGATGGAGATGATGatagcgacgacgacgacgacgacgatgaggaagaggaggtatATCTCTATTTTCCTTGGTAACTGATCTACTATATACTTgtgtttttttctattatttgaCAGTAATTGATTACCTGATCTGGATACTGTGCGTGGCAACTGCATTTAGTTCACTTCTTTGTTTATTTCTTGTAGATCTGtaggttttttttctttaatttagtgAAGTTAATTTTCTTTTGATCTAAAATTTGCTGCTGCTGGATGGAAATCATCATGGAGTGTGCCTACCTTAGTTTATGTTTCAGGATAGGTTTGATATTGTAACATGTCACTTCTCGCTCATGTTTGATTCTTGTGTTCATATATGTTATATCCAGAATGAGTTCTTGTTTGATGCAGTTAGTATGATCATTCTTCTGTTTCTTATTTCCTAGCAAGAAGTTCTTCACCTCTTTATGATCATTATCTGGGTTTTCTGTCTCTAATTGTATATCTATGTGCCTATCTTGTTCTAGAAAACCTTTCTCGCAGTTATTTAACAGATGAAAAATGCTGCCTTTCAAGAAAGAAATAGGGGTGTTTCATAGTAAGTTTGATCATTGATGTTGATTGCTCATAGTTTTCGTTATCCGCTTCAGAATTATTCATAGTGCAATTAACAGTCGATCATAAGCAGTAATAAAAAAGAGTCGAGCATCTGTTGATGCGGGAAGAACTAGTCACTTCCAACATATTATCTTGTTGGAATCATGTTTTTCTGTTCGCTAGTTAGTAGAATGAACCAATCATCAAACTGGAAAGTTTTATTTGCATCTCGTT
Protein-coding regions in this window:
- the LOC135674722 gene encoding uncharacterized protein LOC135674722; this translates as MKGGAAAPKEEREMEVGKKSKEEEIKAINGKVDVYDVDEDGAEEEREDDEEPEEIVELDDDDDDDDDGDDDEDDGDDDDDAEEVAPKGYRPQAQAADDDAEEGVEEEDEEEGGDGDDDSDDDDDDDEEEEEELGTEYLVKPVGRAEDEEDASDFEPGDETDEDEDIDEDNNQGYGGGGSVKDGTSSKRRRSSKDDSDDDDDDDDDDERPPKR
- the LOC135674721 gene encoding probable glycerol-3-phosphate acyltransferase 3, encoding MRLKDFFKSFLLLCRFLLPRRPSTCHTNHGRSQRYPSLESLPSQTVVCDVEGALLRTSSTFPYFMLVALEAGGFLRGLLLLLLHPLISCLSHEVGIRIMVMVCFFGLRKEDFRVGRAMLPKFFLEQVGLEGFEVLRRGGRRVCVSSMPTVMVEGFLKEYLDVEVVLGRELKVFGGYYTGLMEDGVIGFGHVDFAQRQLFTHCKEVCLVGEAEKRRGHHPLPRSQYPKPLVFHDGRIAFRPDAVSTLCMFLWLPLGFALAFARALVFLFLPYALSIPLLASLGMHSRLITSDDKEERRGDGSQLYICNHRTLLDALYISAALRRHVTATTYSVSPISEWFSPIRTVRLTRNREEDAARMKKLLQEGDLMVCPEGTTCREPYLLRFSPLAAEISREVVPVALESWASMFYGTSTGKLKFLDPLYFLMNPFPCYEAEFMATVATGAIRGKECSSYEMANHLQAEIGRRLGFQCTSLTRKHKYVLLAGNEGTIERERERTREGDVRMERR